CGCGCCGACTCAGGCACTGTCGGCGATCAAATGCAGGTCGTCGAGGGCATCTTGCACGACGTGCTCAAGAAGTATCCTTGCGATCCCAAACGCGTGTATCTCACGGGCCTATCGATGGGAGGCTACGGCGCCTGGGACCTGGCCAGTCGGCATCCCGACTGGTTTGCGGCCGTGGCGCCGATCTGCGGGGGCGGCGATCCGAGCCGGGCCGACAAGCTTGTGAAAGTGCCGATCTGGGCCTTCCACGGCGATAAGGACGGCGTTGTACGTCCTGAGCAGAGCCGGGAAATGATCGAAGCGATCCGTGCTGCCGGCGGCAACCCGAAATACACTGAGTTCAAGGACGTTGGCCACGACAGTTGGAACCCCGCTTACAAGGATCCCGAGGGCGTGATTCCCTGGCTGTTCGCGCACGTCAATGATCGCGGCACGCCGGCGCCCTAAACGGCGCGCAAGGCCGCCACACCTATCGACCCACAGGACATCTGGGATAACCCGCGATCTAGCCCAAGTGTTCAAGCGCGCTTTTAGCGGCTTTCTTCTGGGCTTCGTCGGCGCCGTCCGACGCTAGTCCTTGATAGATGCCGCGGGCGGCGTCCTTTTGTCCGGCCTTGGCCAGCGTCGCCGCCAGTTGCAGCCGCGCGATATCCATCCGCTTCGCCGCGCGGGGGCTCGTGGCACCAAGCTGCTTGCGAACTTCCACGATCACGGCGTCGCCACCGGCGTCAGGCTGCAAGGCCAGTCCCTCGGCGCCGGCCAGGCGGATCTCGCTGCTGGTATCGGCCGTGGCCTTCTTCAAGGCTTCGACCGCCACGGCATCGCGACGCTTGCCGAGTGCGTTAGTCACGCCGACGCGGAATTCCTCACCGACCAGCTTGTCATCCGCTTCGGCCAGGGCCGTCGCTGCGGCGACGGTGGGAATCCGATCAAGCGCAAAGCGGGCCATTTCGCGAACGTCAAAATCGTTAAGCGTTTGCACGAGCGCCGGCACCTCGGCGTCACTGCCGACGTCGGCCAACGCCCGGCAAATCTCGTTA
The genomic region above belongs to Pirellulales bacterium and contains:
- a CDS encoding dienelactone hydrolase family protein, which gives rise to MNALILALTCALAPGEDVVANFSEQTYKYTGGRYQDEAFRYRLLSPEKIEPGKKYPVILFLHGAGERGDDNADQLIYLPQQMATAEYRKKFPCFLIAPQCREEGSWVERRADSGTVGDQMQVVEGILHDVLKKYPCDPKRVYLTGLSMGGYGAWDLASRHPDWFAAVAPICGGGDPSRADKLVKVPIWAFHGDKDGVVRPEQSREMIEAIRAAGGNPKYTEFKDVGHDSWNPAYKDPEGVIPWLFAHVNDRGTPAP